A single window of Syntrophus aciditrophicus SB DNA harbors:
- a CDS encoding homocysteine S-methyltransferase family protein, translating into MKSKETIRRLLKKKILVLDGATGTELQKRGMPGGVCPELWCLEHPEIIKEIHRSYRQAGSDIVYTCTFGANRYKLAQYGTREVREINRNLARLARHAVGPKALVAGDIGPTGHFVEPFGDLPFEEAVSAFKEQIQGLLEGGVDLFVIETMMDIQEARAALIAVKETCPAFTVVTLTYENGGRTLNGTDPATALITLQSLGADAVGCNCSTGPEAMLAFIEAMKPHATVPLAAKPNAGLPRLEGEETFFDMDAETFASHGPAFAAAGVNLLGGCCGTTPDHIQALAGTLQNAPPRPPVRAALSAVSSARSYRLLTRNEPLVIVGERLNPTGKKALQQELLAGKMSLVRQMTREQEQQKADLLDVNVGVPGLDEVKTIREVISLLATATELPLVIDSSKVETIETALRLYPGRALINSISGEKKKCERLLPLAARYGAMFILLPLADGEVPETADRRIAIVREVYGKARRLGFTKEDIVVDGLVMTAATNANAPAETLKTIAWCTDRFQAKTILGISNVSFGLPERKWLNAAFLAMAQLSGLTMAIANPSMEELMALKRAADVLTARDAQASAYIAHFAGTAEGKKPAGTSAMQPPAPAGPEEKVRAAVLEGNRDDIGDLVEGALSAGFEARSIVDDLLIPAIVQVGELFDRKVYFLPQLIASAETMKKALAILEPRLKSGGIPEKARGTVVMATVQGDIHDIGKNIVVLMLKNHGFRVLDLGKDVPVETILETIRTENPDVVGLSALMTTTMVSMKTTIEQARSADLTCPFLIGGAVVTRSYADSIGAAYARDGVEAVRVVEQLIGSAGGELSK; encoded by the coding sequence ATGAAGTCCAAAGAAACGATCCGCCGCCTTTTAAAGAAGAAGATCCTGGTTCTCGACGGCGCCACGGGAACGGAGCTGCAGAAACGGGGCATGCCCGGCGGGGTCTGCCCGGAACTGTGGTGCCTGGAACATCCGGAGATCATTAAGGAAATCCACAGATCCTACCGGCAGGCGGGTTCAGACATCGTCTATACCTGCACCTTCGGGGCGAACCGTTACAAACTCGCCCAGTACGGGACGCGGGAAGTCCGGGAAATCAATCGGAACCTGGCCCGGCTCGCCCGGCATGCCGTCGGCCCGAAAGCCCTCGTCGCCGGAGACATCGGCCCGACCGGCCATTTCGTGGAACCCTTCGGCGATCTCCCCTTCGAAGAGGCCGTCTCCGCCTTCAAGGAACAGATCCAGGGGCTGCTGGAGGGAGGCGTCGATCTGTTCGTCATCGAAACGATGATGGACATCCAGGAGGCCCGCGCCGCCCTGATTGCCGTCAAGGAAACCTGCCCGGCCTTTACAGTCGTCACCCTCACCTATGAAAACGGCGGCCGCACCCTCAACGGAACCGATCCCGCCACGGCCCTGATCACCCTGCAGAGCCTCGGCGCCGATGCCGTGGGCTGCAACTGCTCCACCGGTCCGGAGGCCATGCTGGCCTTCATCGAGGCCATGAAGCCCCACGCCACCGTTCCCCTGGCCGCCAAGCCCAACGCGGGACTGCCCCGGCTCGAGGGGGAAGAGACCTTCTTCGACATGGACGCCGAGACCTTCGCCTCCCACGGTCCGGCCTTCGCCGCCGCCGGGGTCAACCTGCTGGGCGGCTGCTGCGGGACAACCCCTGACCATATCCAGGCCCTGGCCGGGACCCTGCAAAATGCCCCGCCGCGTCCCCCCGTCCGCGCCGCGCTAAGCGCCGTCAGTTCCGCCCGGAGTTACCGTCTGCTGACCCGGAACGAACCTCTGGTCATCGTCGGCGAACGCCTCAATCCCACGGGGAAGAAGGCCCTTCAGCAGGAGCTGCTGGCGGGAAAGATGTCCCTCGTCCGGCAGATGACCCGGGAACAGGAACAGCAGAAGGCCGACCTTCTGGACGTCAATGTCGGGGTTCCCGGCCTCGATGAAGTCAAAACGATCCGGGAAGTGATTTCCCTGCTGGCCACGGCGACGGAACTGCCGCTGGTCATCGACTCCTCGAAGGTGGAAACCATCGAGACGGCCCTGCGCCTTTATCCCGGCCGCGCCCTGATCAACTCCATCTCGGGGGAAAAGAAAAAATGCGAACGGCTCCTTCCCCTGGCAGCCCGCTACGGGGCGATGTTCATCCTCCTGCCCCTGGCCGACGGCGAGGTTCCCGAAACAGCCGACCGGCGGATCGCCATTGTCCGGGAGGTCTACGGCAAGGCCCGGCGCTTGGGCTTCACGAAGGAAGACATCGTCGTCGACGGCCTGGTCATGACGGCCGCCACGAATGCCAACGCACCGGCGGAAACCCTGAAGACAATCGCCTGGTGCACCGACCGCTTCCAGGCGAAAACGATCCTGGGCATTTCCAACGTCTCTTTCGGCCTGCCGGAACGCAAATGGCTCAATGCCGCCTTTCTGGCTATGGCCCAGCTCTCCGGCCTGACGATGGCCATCGCCAACCCGTCCATGGAGGAACTCATGGCCCTCAAGCGGGCGGCGGACGTGCTGACGGCAAGGGACGCTCAGGCCTCCGCCTACATCGCTCATTTCGCCGGAACCGCCGAAGGGAAAAAGCCGGCGGGAACATCGGCAATGCAGCCCCCGGCCCCCGCGGGTCCGGAAGAAAAAGTCCGCGCCGCCGTGCTGGAAGGCAACCGCGACGATATCGGCGATCTGGTTGAAGGCGCCCTGAGCGCCGGTTTCGAGGCCCGGAGCATCGTCGATGACCTGCTCATCCCGGCCATTGTCCAGGTGGGAGAACTTTTTGACCGGAAGGTCTATTTTCTCCCCCAGCTTATCGCCAGCGCCGAGACGATGAAGAAGGCCCTGGCGATCCTGGAGCCCCGGCTGAAGAGCGGCGGCATCCCGGAAAAAGCCAGGGGAACGGTGGTCATGGCAACGGTCCAGGGAGACATCCACGACATCGGAAAGAACATCGTCGTCCTCATGCTGAAAAACCATGGTTTCCGGGTTCTCGATCTGGGCAAGGACGTCCCGGTGGAAACCATTCTCGAAACGATCCGGACGGAAAACCCGGACGTGGTGGGGCTTTCCGCCCTGATGACCACGACGATGGTCTCCATGAAAACAACCATCGAGCAGGCCCGATCGGCAGACCTGACCTGCCCCTTTCTGATCGGGGGCGCCGTCGTGACCCGGTCATACGCGGATTCCATCGGCGCCGCTTACG